One part of the Prochlorococcus marinus str. MIT 9313 genome encodes these proteins:
- the cobJ gene encoding precorrin-3B C(17)-methyltransferase: MQRLARRHQVDQLALTPRAANTLEETPQSLVVGPASEVLSRNWQPNGVLLIVGAIGAVTRLIAPLLIGKDKDPAVIVLDAHGKHVVPLLGGHQAGAEQLAMELAAELGGHAVLTGDANSQNRLALDSFGKGWGWRRSGSRENWNQLMLTQAQGGKLLLLQHSGATFWQTTAAAQDVFDANANADQARPAELTIGPQSSMSCSWHPASLWIGIGCERDTSLSLLERAVAAALAEAGLAPEAVAGLASIDRKADETALLALAQAKDWPVRFFNADALAEVDVPTPSAVVAKAMGTSSVAEAAALLAASNKSTLLLTKQIHHAQNAEHGATTIAISEANQPFAPQRGELHLIGSGPGDLAFLTHDARAALARSAIWVGYDLYLDLLEPLRRPDQARLDGQLTRERDRCLKALELAQQGARVALISSGDSGIYGMAGLALELWLTQPPSDRPQFQVHPGLSALQLAAAKVGAPLMHDFCSVSLSDRLTPWSKIETRLKSAASGDFVVALYNPRSQERDWQLTRAIELLLEHRAPSTPVVVARQLGRAQEDIQLHTLQTLPVKEIDMLTIVLIGNSSSRLQDNHVVTPRGYPGAELA, translated from the coding sequence TTGCAAAGGCTTGCAAGACGCCACCAGGTGGATCAACTGGCCCTTACCCCGCGTGCAGCAAACACTCTCGAGGAAACACCTCAAAGCCTTGTAGTTGGCCCCGCCAGCGAAGTGCTGAGCAGAAACTGGCAGCCAAACGGGGTCTTGCTCATCGTGGGTGCTATCGGCGCCGTGACTCGCTTAATTGCTCCATTACTCATTGGGAAGGACAAAGATCCCGCCGTGATCGTCCTTGATGCCCATGGCAAACACGTCGTGCCATTGCTGGGCGGTCACCAGGCGGGCGCAGAACAACTTGCCATGGAACTGGCCGCAGAGCTAGGCGGCCATGCTGTACTCACCGGAGACGCCAATAGCCAAAACCGCTTGGCCCTCGATAGTTTTGGCAAAGGCTGGGGCTGGCGACGTAGCGGCAGCCGCGAGAACTGGAATCAGTTGATGCTGACCCAAGCCCAAGGGGGGAAGCTTTTGCTTCTGCAGCATTCTGGTGCGACGTTTTGGCAAACAACTGCTGCTGCACAAGACGTTTTTGATGCCAATGCCAATGCTGATCAGGCTCGGCCAGCCGAGCTAACCATCGGCCCACAAAGCAGCATGTCTTGCAGCTGGCATCCCGCCAGTCTATGGATTGGAATTGGCTGCGAACGCGACACAAGCCTGAGCCTGCTTGAGCGCGCCGTGGCAGCTGCCCTGGCAGAGGCAGGCCTTGCCCCAGAGGCAGTAGCAGGCCTTGCCAGCATTGACCGAAAGGCCGATGAAACCGCTCTGCTCGCTCTCGCGCAAGCAAAGGACTGGCCTGTGCGCTTCTTCAACGCTGATGCCCTCGCAGAAGTTGACGTACCCACACCTTCTGCTGTGGTAGCAAAAGCTATGGGCACCTCTTCCGTGGCCGAAGCAGCAGCACTACTCGCAGCTAGCAACAAAAGCACTTTGCTGCTAACCAAACAGATTCACCACGCCCAAAACGCTGAACATGGTGCTACCACCATCGCCATCAGCGAAGCCAATCAACCTTTTGCACCCCAAAGAGGCGAATTGCATCTGATCGGAAGCGGTCCTGGAGATTTGGCCTTTCTCACCCACGATGCCCGTGCAGCACTAGCCCGCAGTGCCATATGGGTTGGATACGACCTCTACCTCGATCTACTGGAACCGTTGCGCCGCCCAGATCAAGCCCGTCTGGACGGGCAACTCACTCGCGAACGGGATCGCTGCCTTAAGGCCCTGGAGCTAGCCCAACAGGGAGCTCGAGTCGCCTTGATCTCTTCAGGAGACAGTGGCATCTACGGCATGGCCGGCCTAGCCCTGGAACTATGGCTCACACAACCCCCTAGTGATCGGCCACAATTTCAGGTGCATCCAGGCCTCTCAGCCCTGCAATTAGCCGCCGCCAAGGTAGGTGCCCCTCTGATGCACGATTTCTGCAGCGTGAGTCTCAGCGATCGCCTCACTCCCTGGTCAAAGATTGAAACCCGCCTGAAAAGTGCAGCCAGCGGAGATTTCGTGGTAGCCCTTTACAACCCACGCTCTCAAGAACGCGACTGGCAGCTGACGCGTGCCATTGAACTCTTGCTGGAGCATCGAGCCCCCAGCACGCCAGTGGTCGTAGCACGTCAACTTGGACGAGCGCAGGAAGACATACAGCTGCACACACTGCAGACGCTGCCAGTCAAAGAGATCGACATGCTCACGATTGTGCTAATCGGCAATAGCAGCAGTCGTTTGCAAGACAATCATGTGGTGACACCAAGGGGATACCCCGGAGCCGAACTGGCTTGA